TTTAAGGCATCAATCAATGGAATGTTTACATGAATTTGCTTCAACATCTCCAAGAATTTCTTATATTGCTCATCTTtttgatatttggccaatctttgggggaaaggtaatGGAGGCCGTTTCTTTAATGTGGTTTGATTTTGAACCTGCTCTGGCACTGTTTCTGCTACCTTCTCTTGCTCTGACTCAGTTTCCTTCGCGACTTCTTTTTCTTTACTTGTTTCGGTTGGCGCATGTTGTACCATCACCTCTGTCAACCCTGTTGAGTCATCTATCTCGATGGGTACAGGCACAAGTGTTTCAGTAGGCCGGCTTTCGCGAGCCATCTCTTGCtccagatctaggtctctaccatttcgtagactcactgccataagctATTTCAGGCCCTGTTCTTTTGGATTAACTTGTGTATCTGcaggtaacgtcccttggggACGATTGTTTAGGGCCATAGAAATCcgtcctaattgaatctcaatacccTTTATCGTTGATTCATGTGAGTCTACCCTTTGTTGCATTTTTCCTGTGGACCCAATCAATTGTTGCAGCATTCTGTTGTTGCTATCCAACATTCCCTCAAGTTTAGTAAACCCATTATCTAGTCTTATaatctgttgttgttgaggttgttgataagtcggctgctgattttgctggatGTATCCTTGTTGCCTTGGGTAAGGCGCAACTTGACCCATtggtcgcatagctccaggattgttattgttattgtattgttgttgcgctggtctatattgttgattatATTGACCCCAATTCagaccaccttgcctctgtcccCCATAGTTGGCTAAATAATTCATATCTTCATGATATTGCTGGTTGTCACCTTACGCACTCCACGAGCaaacatatggttggttaatgcatggtgtacataagcccccattagttgtgtcaactatgtgaacctgctgcttctggcctgattcatcaatctttttggtgaggatactcatttgtgtcattaGCGTGGCCACATTCTcagctatggagttgtttgggtccaacGCCACTGAGTGAACTACTGGAGTGATCGTGAAGGCTCtagtcatccatcctgagttttgttccatcttatcaagtaggatcttgcattctgCGAATGTTTTACTTAgaaatgctccacctgctgaagcatcaacattggcctttaagctgTTAGCCAATCCCATGTAGAATCTCTACCCCAACATCTGATCAGGAataccatgatgtggacacttaaccaacatgcccttgaacctctcccatgtttcttgtagtgattctgttggtctctgcctgtagctcaatatatcatcaatctaTTGGGCAGTTTTATTTGGTGggtagaatttgttcaaaaattgcttgactaattcctcccaagtagtgatggaatttatggggagtgaattaaatcaagtctgagcttctcctgTCAGCGAGAATGGGAATGACAAAAGCTTTATTGCGTCTGGTGTTATGTTAGGTTGCCTTTGCGTTAAACATATTGACAGAAAATTCTTCAGGTGCTGCTGAGGATCTTTAATGTGTGAccctgagaacagtcccttgttctgcaacaaatgtagcatgttatttatgatttggaatGTTTCTacttgtatct
This sequence is a window from Nicotiana tomentosiformis chromosome 5, ASM39032v3, whole genome shotgun sequence. Protein-coding genes within it:
- the LOC138892787 gene encoding uncharacterized protein, encoding MAVSLRNGRDLDLEQEMARESRPTETLVPVPIEIDDSTGLTEVMVQHAPTETSKEKEVAKETESEQEKVAETVPEQVQNQTTLKKRPPLPFPQRLAKYQKDEQYKKFLEMLKQIHVNIPLIDALKEMLGYAKMMKDLMSRKFDFQDLATVTLTQTCSAVMIRPIAEKLSDPGSFTIPCTIGNYAFAKALYDLGASINLMPLTIYKRLGIGRARPTSMLLQLADQTVKRPSGILDDVLV